A single region of the Latilactobacillus curvatus JCM 1096 = DSM 20019 genome encodes:
- a CDS encoding phospho-sugar mutase: MSWQDNYAIWNNQTEMDLPLKKALNEMANDHDALEKAFSVPMEFGTAGMRGILGPGINCMNIYTVRQATEGLAQFMKTLPEATKKRGVAISFDSRYQSETFAHEAARVLGQHQIPTFVFDALRPTPELSFTVRHLHTYAGIMITASHNPKQYNGYKIYGKDGAQMPPKESDLITSYIRKVTDLFAIEVADESTLREAGLMTLIGENVDQAYLAEVKQVTINQELVDTVGKTMSLIYTPLHGTGKVLGERALRQAGFEQFTMVAEQAVADPEFATTPFPNPEFPQTFDMAIELGKAQQADLLIATDPDADRLGAAVRQPDGSYQLMTGNQIASVLLRYILQASKDAGTLPANAAAVKSIVSTELATKIAASYNVKMIDVLTGFKFIAEQIQHFEDTDENTFMFGFEESYGYLVKPFVRDKDAIQTLVLLAEVAAYYKSNGKTLYDGIQELYAEYGYFAEQTTAVDFEGVNGPQQMADLMVKCREESPVEFAGIKVASAEDFQTQTETFADGHTEPINLPTSNVLKYHLEDGTWIAIRPSGTEPKVKFYVGTSADDAATADLKLANFEKAIHELVK, from the coding sequence ATGAGCTGGCAAGATAATTATGCAATTTGGAATAATCAAACAGAAATGGATTTACCTTTAAAAAAAGCACTTAACGAAATGGCAAACGACCATGATGCATTAGAAAAAGCATTTAGCGTTCCAATGGAATTTGGGACAGCTGGGATGCGCGGTATTTTAGGCCCTGGGATCAACTGCATGAACATTTATACGGTGCGTCAAGCCACAGAAGGCCTCGCTCAATTCATGAAAACATTACCAGAAGCGACTAAAAAACGCGGTGTGGCTATCAGTTTTGATTCACGTTATCAATCTGAAACATTTGCGCACGAAGCAGCGCGGGTCTTAGGTCAACATCAAATCCCAACGTTTGTTTTTGATGCCTTACGCCCAACACCTGAATTATCATTTACCGTACGGCACTTACATACCTATGCCGGTATCATGATTACAGCAAGTCATAATCCTAAACAATACAATGGTTACAAGATTTATGGCAAAGACGGCGCGCAAATGCCACCTAAGGAATCCGATTTAATCACAAGTTATATTCGCAAAGTAACCGATTTATTTGCGATTGAAGTGGCTGATGAAAGCACATTGCGCGAAGCCGGCTTAATGACTTTAATTGGCGAAAATGTGGATCAAGCTTACTTAGCTGAAGTTAAGCAAGTCACGATTAATCAAGAATTGGTCGACACAGTCGGCAAGACCATGTCATTGATTTACACCCCACTTCATGGGACCGGGAAAGTACTTGGTGAACGCGCATTGCGTCAAGCAGGCTTTGAACAATTTACAATGGTCGCTGAACAAGCAGTTGCTGATCCAGAATTTGCAACGACACCATTCCCTAATCCAGAATTCCCACAAACATTCGATATGGCGATTGAGCTCGGGAAAGCACAACAAGCTGACTTGTTGATTGCGACTGATCCAGATGCTGACCGTTTGGGCGCCGCTGTGCGTCAACCAGACGGGAGTTACCAATTGATGACTGGGAACCAAATCGCTTCTGTTTTATTACGTTATATTTTACAAGCTAGTAAAGATGCTGGCACATTACCAGCCAATGCAGCGGCTGTTAAGTCAATCGTGTCAACAGAATTGGCAACGAAGATTGCAGCGAGCTACAATGTGAAGATGATTGATGTCTTAACCGGCTTCAAATTTATCGCTGAACAAATTCAACACTTTGAAGACACAGACGAAAACACCTTCATGTTTGGTTTCGAAGAAAGCTATGGCTACTTAGTGAAACCATTCGTTCGCGATAAAGATGCGATTCAAACATTGGTCTTATTAGCGGAAGTTGCAGCTTATTACAAGTCAAACGGTAAGACTTTGTATGATGGCATTCAAGAATTATATGCGGAATACGGCTACTTCGCTGAACAAACGACTGCAGTTGATTTCGAAGGGGTCAATGGCCCACAACAAATGGCTGACTTGATGGTTAAATGTCGTGAAGAAAGCCCAGTTGAATTTGCCGGCATCAAAGTCGCTTCAGCAGAAGACTTCCAAACACAAACAGAAACTTTTGCGGACGGTCATACTGAACCCATCAATTTACCAACATCTAATGTTCTGAAATATCACTTAGAAGATGGCACTTGGATTGCGATTCGCCCAAGTGGGACTGAACCAAAAGTGAAATTCTATGTGGGGACATCCGCTGATGATGCCGCAACAGCTGATTTGAAGTTAGCAAACTTCGAAAAAGCAATTCATGAACTTGTAAAATAG
- the pstB gene encoding phosphate ABC transporter ATP-binding protein PstB, giving the protein MANKIIESSDVHLFYGKNEALKGINMDFVENEITALIGPSGCGKSTYLRCLNRMNDLIDSAKVTGKFLLNGQDIYAPEMDTVKLRKEVGMVFQQPNPFPFSIYDNVVYGLRLSGVKDHRVLDEAVESSLKQAAVWDDVKDKLHESALSLSGGQQQRVCIARVLAVKPKVILMDEPTSALDPISSAKIENMLLELRQQYTIIMVTHNMHQASRISDKTAFFLQGELIEYAPTKKIFLNPTEKETEDYISGRFG; this is encoded by the coding sequence GTGGCAAATAAGATTATTGAATCCTCAGATGTGCATCTATTCTATGGTAAGAATGAGGCCTTAAAAGGGATTAATATGGATTTTGTTGAAAATGAAATTACGGCGCTCATCGGGCCATCTGGTTGTGGGAAATCAACCTACTTGCGCTGCTTGAATCGAATGAATGATTTAATCGACTCGGCGAAGGTGACCGGTAAATTCTTATTGAATGGCCAAGATATTTATGCGCCTGAGATGGATACCGTTAAGTTACGGAAAGAAGTTGGCATGGTGTTCCAACAACCGAACCCATTCCCATTTTCAATCTATGACAATGTTGTTTACGGCTTACGTTTATCCGGTGTTAAAGATCATCGCGTCTTAGATGAAGCCGTTGAAAGTAGTTTGAAACAAGCGGCCGTTTGGGACGACGTCAAAGATAAGTTACACGAAAGTGCTTTATCACTTTCTGGTGGTCAACAACAGCGGGTTTGTATCGCTCGGGTGTTAGCTGTGAAACCGAAAGTGATCTTAATGGATGAACCGACTTCTGCGCTAGACCCTATTTCGAGTGCTAAAATTGAAAATATGTTGCTAGAATTGCGCCAACAGTATACCATTATAATGGTGACGCATAATATGCATCAGGCTTCTCGTATTTCGGATAAGACAGCATTCTTTTTACAAGGTGAATTGATTGAATACGCACCAACGAAGAAGATTTTCTTAAACCCAACCGAAAAAGAAACGGAAGATTACATCAGTGGCCGTTTTGGCTAA
- the trxB gene encoding thioredoxin-disulfide reductase, giving the protein MAKSYDVIVIGAGPGGMTAALYASRANLSVLMLDRGIYGGQMNNTAEVENYPGFKSILGPELGEKMYASATQFGAEYGYGTVNSIELQGEMKIVHTDEGDFEARSIIIATGSEHKKIGIPGEDEFGGRGVSYCAVCDGAFFKNKEVVVIGGGDSAIEEGLYLTQLASKVTVIHRRDELRAQKILQDRAFANDKMDFIWNAQVTTIEGDDKKVTGVTYIDKVTGETKEVAASGVFIYVGIEPMTSAFGDLGILTDAGWIKTDDHMATSVPGIYAIGDVREKDLRQITTAVGDGGIAGQEVFKYLQSI; this is encoded by the coding sequence ATGGCTAAAAGTTATGATGTAATTGTGATTGGCGCAGGACCTGGTGGGATGACCGCTGCTTTATACGCCTCACGTGCGAATTTATCTGTATTGATGTTGGACCGCGGAATTTACGGGGGCCAAATGAATAATACAGCAGAGGTCGAAAATTATCCCGGCTTTAAATCAATCCTTGGTCCTGAACTAGGCGAAAAGATGTATGCCAGCGCCACTCAATTTGGTGCTGAATACGGCTATGGTACGGTCAACTCGATTGAACTGCAAGGCGAGATGAAGATTGTGCACACTGACGAAGGCGATTTCGAAGCGCGTTCAATCATCATTGCAACGGGTTCAGAACACAAGAAGATTGGGATCCCCGGTGAAGATGAATTCGGCGGTCGTGGTGTCTCATACTGTGCGGTCTGTGATGGTGCCTTCTTTAAGAATAAAGAAGTCGTGGTCATTGGTGGGGGCGATTCAGCGATTGAAGAAGGCCTCTACTTGACGCAATTAGCCAGCAAGGTGACAGTCATTCATCGTCGTGATGAACTACGCGCTCAAAAGATTTTACAAGATCGTGCATTTGCTAACGACAAGATGGACTTCATCTGGAATGCACAAGTGACAACTATTGAAGGTGACGACAAGAAGGTAACCGGTGTCACTTACATTGATAAGGTAACTGGTGAAACCAAAGAAGTTGCTGCAAGTGGGGTCTTCATCTATGTAGGGATTGAACCAATGACTAGTGCCTTTGGTGATCTAGGGATTCTAACGGATGCCGGTTGGATTAAAACGGATGACCACATGGCAACCAGTGTTCCAGGTATCTACGCAATTGGTGACGTTCGTGAAAAAGATCTTCGTCAAATTACAACAGCAGTTGGCGACGGCGGCATAGCAGGCCAAGAAGTATTTAAATACTTACAAAGTATCTAG
- the phoU gene encoding phosphate signaling complex protein PhoU, translated as MRRLFEDELNDLHVRFSEMGMMVNEAIYKSVKAFINHDKQLAREVIADDHKINERETDLERKSFELIALQQPVSTDLRVIVTIMKASSDLERMGDHAVSIAKSTIRVKGNTRVPDIEKDIADMADKVKQMVEEVLDAYVKEDRKKAIKIADEDVAINAYSDNIYDDCIKEMQRDSETVVGSMDYMLVASYLERIGDYVTNICEWIVYLRTGKVVELNSNAQEDEF; from the coding sequence ATGAGACGACTTTTTGAAGATGAGTTAAATGATTTACACGTTCGCTTCTCCGAAATGGGGATGATGGTCAACGAAGCCATCTATAAATCTGTTAAAGCCTTCATTAATCACGATAAGCAACTCGCACGCGAGGTGATTGCTGACGATCATAAGATTAATGAACGGGAAACGGATTTGGAACGTAAGAGTTTTGAGTTAATCGCACTTCAACAACCGGTCTCAACTGACCTTCGCGTGATTGTCACAATCATGAAGGCTAGTTCAGATTTAGAACGGATGGGTGACCACGCCGTTTCAATCGCAAAATCAACGATTCGGGTCAAGGGTAATACCCGTGTCCCTGATATCGAAAAAGATATTGCGGATATGGCAGACAAAGTTAAACAAATGGTTGAAGAGGTATTGGACGCTTACGTCAAAGAAGATCGTAAGAAGGCCATCAAAATTGCCGATGAAGATGTTGCAATCAATGCTTATTCAGACAATATTTATGACGACTGTATCAAAGAAATGCAACGTGATTCAGAAACCGTCGTTGGGAGCATGGACTACATGTTAGTTGCAAGCTACCTCGAACGGATTGGCGATTACGTGACAAACATCTGTGAATGGATTGTCTACCTCAGAACCGGTAAGGTAGTGGAATTAAACTCCAATGCACAAGAAGATGAATTCTAA
- the hprK gene encoding HPr(Ser) kinase/phosphatase yields the protein MADSVSIQKLVTDLKLQVYAGEAHLKNKAVTVSDISRPGLELTGYFNYYPYERVQLFGRTEVSFTQNMTPEERLMIMRRMASEDTPCFLVSRQLEPPMEMLKAAEEAGIPVLGSNLSTTRLSSLVTDYLEGKLAERRSMHGVLVDIYGLGVLITGDSGVGKSETALELVKRGHRLIADDRVDVYQQDEQTVVGEAPAILRHLLEIRGIGIIDVMNLFGAGAVRAETSISLIVHLQNWSQDKKYDRLGSDTEEQMIFDVPVPKITVPVKVGRNLAIIIEVAAMNFRAKSMGYDATKTFEANLGKLIEANSDEEE from the coding sequence ATGGCTGATAGTGTTTCAATTCAAAAACTAGTCACCGATTTAAAATTACAAGTTTATGCCGGTGAAGCACATTTAAAAAATAAAGCAGTGACGGTGAGTGATATTTCCCGTCCAGGACTCGAATTAACGGGCTACTTTAATTACTACCCTTACGAGCGGGTGCAATTATTTGGACGGACGGAAGTTTCATTTACGCAAAATATGACACCAGAAGAACGGTTAATGATTATGCGTCGGATGGCTTCTGAAGATACGCCCTGTTTCTTGGTCTCGCGCCAATTAGAACCGCCAATGGAAATGCTTAAAGCAGCTGAAGAAGCGGGGATTCCCGTGTTGGGGTCGAATTTATCGACAACGCGTTTGTCGAGTTTAGTAACCGATTATTTGGAAGGGAAGCTAGCTGAACGGCGCTCAATGCATGGTGTGTTAGTCGATATTTACGGTTTAGGTGTTTTAATTACTGGCGATTCAGGTGTTGGGAAGAGCGAAACGGCATTGGAATTAGTCAAACGGGGTCATCGGTTGATTGCTGATGATCGGGTCGACGTTTATCAACAAGATGAACAAACCGTGGTCGGTGAAGCACCTGCAATTTTGCGTCACTTACTTGAAATTCGGGGCATCGGGATTATTGATGTGATGAACCTCTTTGGCGCTGGTGCGGTGCGGGCTGAAACGTCAATTTCGTTAATTGTCCACTTGCAAAATTGGTCACAGGATAAGAAATACGATCGCTTAGGTTCAGATACCGAAGAACAAATGATTTTCGACGTCCCTGTACCGAAGATTACCGTGCCCGTTAAAGTCGGGCGGAACTTGGCCATCATTATTGAAGTGGCGGCAATGAACTTCCGGGCTAAATCAATGGGCTATGATGCAACGAAGACCTTCGAAGCCAATCTAGGCAAGTTAATTGAAGCCAATTCAGATGAAGAAGAATAG
- the lgt gene encoding prolipoprotein diacylglyceryl transferase yields the protein MNLLLGALNPIALRLGALEIHWYGVIIATGVVLAVGLALQEAKRRNVSEDDILNLILWALPFALIGARLYYVVFEWSYYQANPGEIIQIWHGGIAIYGGLIAAAIVFIIYCRRHALSPWLVLDIAAPTVMIAQAIGRWGNFMNQEAYGAPTTLHFLQSLHLPDWVIQQMLIDGAYRQPTFLYESAWNVLGFIIIMSIRHRTGWFKQGEILFSYLIWYSFGRFFIEGMRTDSLFIGPLRVSQIVSLVLFFGAIGLWIWRRKHSQLPDYLTGNQAKEQK from the coding sequence TTGAATCTACTATTAGGCGCATTAAATCCGATTGCATTACGATTGGGCGCATTGGAGATCCACTGGTATGGTGTGATTATCGCAACTGGGGTCGTTTTAGCCGTTGGATTGGCATTACAGGAAGCTAAACGGCGCAATGTCAGTGAAGATGATATTTTAAATTTAATTTTATGGGCATTACCATTTGCCTTAATTGGGGCCCGACTGTATTACGTCGTTTTTGAATGGTCGTATTACCAAGCCAATCCCGGCGAAATTATTCAGATTTGGCACGGCGGGATCGCGATTTACGGTGGACTGATTGCAGCTGCCATTGTGTTCATTATCTATTGTCGGCGTCATGCACTATCGCCTTGGTTAGTGTTGGATATTGCGGCACCAACCGTGATGATCGCACAAGCAATCGGACGTTGGGGCAACTTTATGAACCAAGAAGCCTATGGGGCGCCAACAACATTGCACTTTCTCCAATCGTTACACTTACCTGATTGGGTGATCCAACAGATGTTAATTGATGGTGCGTATCGTCAGCCGACATTCTTATATGAATCAGCATGGAATGTATTAGGGTTTATTATCATCATGAGCATTCGCCATCGAACTGGTTGGTTTAAACAAGGCGAAATCTTATTTAGCTATTTAATTTGGTATTCGTTTGGCCGGTTCTTCATTGAAGGCATGCGGACTGATAGTTTATTCATCGGTCCATTGCGGGTATCGCAGATTGTCTCACTCGTCTTATTCTTTGGTGCAATTGGTCTTTGGATTTGGCGGCGTAAGCACAGTCAGTTACCGGATTATTTAACCGGCAATCAAGCAAAAGAACAGAAATAG
- a CDS encoding NAD(P)H-dependent glycerol-3-phosphate dehydrogenase, whose protein sequence is MTVKIAVLGAGSWGTILANLLVENGHQVELWGNDPKKVAEINEQHTNTHYLPDFKIDPQLHATIDLNVALDQVDVVLFVIPTQAIRAVAEQIVPVMIAKKVKPVIVTASKGLEQGTHKRISEVLTEAIPETNRNGIVVLSGPSHAEDVAQKDITTLTAASSDLIQAQWIQEIFMNDYFRLYTNPDVVGVEMGAALKNVIALGAGALNGLGYGDNTKAALMTRGLAEISRLGVAMGANPLTFIGLSGVGDLIVTGTSVHSRNWRAGNALGKGQKLADVLANMGMVVEGVATCKAAYELAQQRSIDMPITRAIYNVLYEDCDIKTEIAYLMRRSGKPEIDFDEV, encoded by the coding sequence ATGACAGTAAAAATTGCAGTTTTAGGGGCCGGTTCATGGGGGACCATCTTAGCAAACTTATTAGTGGAAAATGGCCACCAAGTTGAGTTGTGGGGCAATGATCCTAAAAAAGTCGCTGAAATAAATGAACAGCATACCAATACACATTATTTACCAGATTTTAAAATTGATCCCCAGTTACACGCAACGATTGATCTTAACGTTGCACTTGACCAAGTTGACGTTGTCTTGTTTGTAATTCCAACACAAGCGATTCGTGCGGTGGCGGAACAGATTGTTCCTGTGATGATTGCGAAAAAAGTGAAACCCGTGATTGTGACGGCTTCAAAAGGGCTTGAACAAGGCACGCACAAACGGATTTCAGAAGTCTTGACAGAAGCCATTCCAGAAACCAACCGCAATGGGATTGTTGTTTTATCGGGTCCTAGTCATGCTGAAGATGTCGCACAAAAAGATATTACTACCTTAACTGCCGCATCAAGTGACTTGATTCAAGCCCAATGGATCCAAGAGATTTTCATGAATGATTATTTCCGCTTATATACCAACCCTGATGTGGTTGGTGTTGAGATGGGAGCTGCTTTGAAAAACGTCATTGCACTTGGCGCGGGCGCTTTAAACGGGCTTGGTTATGGAGATAATACGAAGGCCGCCTTGATGACGCGTGGCTTAGCTGAAATTTCCCGCTTAGGCGTTGCCATGGGGGCTAACCCATTAACCTTTATCGGATTATCCGGTGTTGGGGATTTAATCGTGACTGGGACCAGTGTTCACTCAAGAAACTGGCGTGCGGGAAATGCACTTGGTAAAGGTCAAAAATTAGCTGATGTGCTAGCCAATATGGGGATGGTCGTCGAAGGGGTCGCAACATGTAAAGCAGCCTATGAATTGGCTCAACAACGTTCTATTGATATGCCAATCACACGGGCCATCTATAATGTATTGTATGAAGATTGTGATATTAAGACTGAAATTGCGTATTTAATGCGGCGTTCAGGTAAACCTGAAATCGATTTTGATGAAGTCTAA
- the liaX gene encoding daptomycin-sensing surface protein LiaX — protein sequence MNERQRILDLVNQGILTSEEALVLLENLAKNDQDVKSNPTETATEQTEQPTADKSAIEEKTHELTVNLSGVNRQLQDLKQAMHADQEQVTVLDTMEDLDSLSSEKATERQTLKAGLLQKQAEVDELEAKREALTDELNQIEKERRQMTKNQWSEKLGLSDDWKENASETFEELSDKLGEASTHFGKFVKNTAKTVMDNVDWKEVNFKVPGLATEKFSHEFVYSDVTPEMINVKVANGSVHFQIWDRPEVKVAAQVKLYGKMAEATPLAAFEARSTIDVTDADLVFQVPNKRIQADLTFYLPANNYLQTNVKLLNGDVELDGFTGRDIYLKTTNGELTLISTNAAMVEAENVNGGITFDQGRYDDLLATTVNGNLLIQAQVLNASVSTVNGDIKNTLTTTDLQHLKAKSVNGTIKTALPQTLAMTVDARTRFGMIKNRLANTQTIEQRQSTGNQMLQLGRNDNEQAARLTLSTTTGNILLKDNDN from the coding sequence ATGAATGAACGTCAACGAATTTTAGACTTAGTGAACCAAGGTATTTTAACTTCAGAAGAAGCATTAGTCTTATTAGAAAATTTAGCCAAAAATGACCAAGATGTAAAATCAAATCCAACTGAAACAGCAACGGAGCAAACTGAACAACCAACCGCTGATAAAAGCGCAATTGAAGAAAAGACACACGAATTAACCGTTAACCTTTCCGGCGTTAACCGGCAGTTGCAAGATTTGAAGCAAGCAATGCACGCTGATCAAGAACAAGTCACTGTCCTTGATACGATGGAAGATTTAGATAGTTTAAGCAGTGAAAAAGCAACCGAACGGCAAACACTCAAGGCTGGCTTATTACAAAAGCAAGCTGAAGTCGACGAGTTGGAAGCCAAACGCGAAGCACTGACGGATGAACTCAACCAAATCGAAAAAGAACGCCGCCAAATGACCAAAAATCAATGGTCAGAAAAATTAGGCTTATCAGATGACTGGAAAGAAAATGCCAGTGAAACATTTGAAGAATTGAGCGATAAGTTAGGCGAAGCTAGCACACACTTTGGTAAGTTCGTGAAGAATACTGCCAAAACAGTCATGGATAATGTGGATTGGAAAGAAGTAAACTTTAAGGTGCCTGGTTTGGCAACTGAAAAGTTCAGCCATGAATTCGTTTATTCTGACGTAACACCAGAAATGATTAACGTCAAAGTGGCTAACGGTAGTGTACATTTTCAAATCTGGGATCGTCCAGAAGTCAAAGTCGCAGCGCAAGTGAAGTTATATGGTAAAATGGCAGAAGCAACACCATTGGCTGCTTTTGAAGCGCGCAGTACAATTGATGTGACTGATGCCGACTTGGTCTTCCAAGTGCCGAATAAACGGATTCAAGCGGACTTAACGTTCTACTTACCAGCCAATAACTACTTACAAACGAATGTGAAGTTATTGAACGGGGATGTTGAATTAGATGGCTTTACCGGCCGGGATATTTACTTGAAGACGACTAACGGTGAATTAACGTTAATCAGCACCAATGCTGCAATGGTGGAAGCTGAAAACGTCAACGGTGGCATTACCTTTGATCAAGGCCGTTACGATGATTTACTCGCAACAACCGTCAACGGGAACCTATTGATTCAAGCGCAAGTTTTAAATGCGAGTGTTTCAACGGTCAACGGGGATATCAAGAACACTTTGACGACAACTGATTTACAACATCTAAAAGCAAAATCTGTGAATGGCACAATCAAGACAGCTTTACCACAAACTTTGGCAATGACTGTTGATGCCCGCACGCGTTTTGGGATGATTAAAAATCGGCTTGCAAACACCCAAACCATCGAACAACGGCAAAGTACGGGGAATCAAATGTTACAACTTGGCCGTAACGACAATGAACAGGCAGCTCGTTTAACATTAAGCACGACAACTGGTAATATTTTATTGAAAGACAACGATAACTAA
- a CDS encoding phage holin family protein, which translates to MRYWTRVIVDTLLFIAISGLLPNLFYVENIWIALVASIVLSILNIFIKPLLNLLSFPITFLTFGLFSVVINGIMLELTAVFVGAHFSFTSFGAAVIVAIILSIANTIITNQFVRERY; encoded by the coding sequence ATGCGGTATTGGACACGCGTAATTGTTGATACTTTGTTATTCATTGCGATTTCTGGCTTATTGCCCAATTTATTCTATGTTGAAAACATTTGGATCGCGTTAGTCGCCAGCATTGTGTTATCGATTTTAAACATCTTTATTAAACCATTGTTGAACTTACTCTCATTTCCAATTACGTTTTTAACATTCGGTTTGTTTAGTGTCGTGATTAACGGGATTATGTTAGAATTGACCGCTGTTTTCGTCGGCGCCCACTTTAGCTTTACAAGTTTTGGAGCAGCCGTGATCGTGGCTATCATTTTATCAATTGCCAATACGATTATTACAAATCAATTTGTGAGAGAGCGTTATTAA
- a CDS encoding PspC domain-containing protein, whose protein sequence is MGKRLYKSRDNKMISGVMGGIAEYFNIDATLVRILYVVFSMFSAAFPGIVVYIILVMVIPERPRQSKHDSESEWSEF, encoded by the coding sequence ATGGGGAAAAGACTTTATAAATCAAGAGATAACAAAATGATTTCTGGTGTAATGGGCGGGATTGCTGAGTATTTTAATATTGATGCGACATTAGTTCGAATTCTATATGTTGTATTCTCAATGTTTTCAGCAGCGTTCCCTGGGATTGTGGTCTACATCATCTTAGTGATGGTGATTCCAGAACGGCCACGTCAGAGTAAACATGATTCTGAAAGTGAATGGAGTGAGTTTTAA
- a CDS encoding nucleoside 2-deoxyribosyltransferase, which produces MQKQIYLAGGWFTPKQASLVERAHAALKQNPTIGYIHSPQEHQYKGVTEDHDPEGMFGGYEWANQTYQNDITAMDLADMAVVLWDMQDEDTGTAFEVGYLNACHKPIVFVCEDDLQANPINLMLAKGITQCLTSVDELATFDFQFVAGEPYTGQIV; this is translated from the coding sequence ATGCAAAAACAAATATACTTAGCTGGCGGTTGGTTTACACCTAAACAGGCCTCATTAGTGGAACGCGCACACGCGGCTTTAAAACAAAACCCAACGATTGGTTATATTCATAGTCCACAGGAGCATCAATACAAGGGTGTGACAGAAGATCATGATCCAGAAGGCATGTTCGGGGGTTACGAATGGGCCAACCAAACGTATCAAAACGACATCACAGCAATGGATTTAGCAGACATGGCAGTTGTGTTATGGGATATGCAAGACGAAGATACGGGAACGGCGTTTGAAGTCGGCTACTTGAATGCCTGTCATAAACCAATCGTCTTTGTTTGTGAAGATGATTTACAAGCCAATCCCATCAACCTAATGTTGGCTAAAGGGATTACCCAATGTCTAACCAGTGTGGATGAATTAGCAACCTTTGATTTCCAATTTGTCGCCGGCGAACCTTACACAGGACAAATCGTTTAA
- a CDS encoding YfbR-like 5'-deoxynucleotidase, whose amino-acid sequence MGMHQYLQGLNNLETLNRAPGLFKYQEHSVAAHSFKVAEIAQLLGDIEEENGQTINWQVLYERALNHDYTERFIGDIKTPVKYATHELRTMLANVESSLTANFIKNEIPDFLQERYQRRLSEGKDETLEGQLLAVADKIDLLYESFGEIEKGNPENAFLEIFAESLKTIMQYQNLACARYFIQEILPDLLSEDFADRGKLTQLVRQTLAE is encoded by the coding sequence ATGGGTATGCATCAATATTTGCAAGGTTTGAATAATTTGGAGACACTAAATCGCGCACCAGGATTGTTTAAATATCAAGAACATTCCGTTGCAGCGCACTCCTTTAAAGTAGCAGAAATTGCGCAATTATTAGGCGATATTGAAGAAGAAAATGGGCAAACGATTAATTGGCAAGTGCTGTACGAACGCGCACTGAACCACGATTATACGGAACGGTTTATCGGCGATATTAAGACGCCGGTCAAATACGCAACGCATGAATTGCGGACGATGTTGGCCAATGTCGAAAGTTCATTAACCGCTAACTTCATTAAAAATGAAATTCCAGATTTCTTACAAGAACGGTATCAACGTCGTTTGAGTGAAGGAAAAGATGAAACTTTGGAAGGGCAATTATTAGCCGTTGCCGATAAGATTGATTTACTCTACGAGTCTTTTGGTGAAATTGAAAAAGGTAATCCTGAGAATGCTTTTCTAGAAATTTTTGCGGAAAGTTTAAAAACGATTATGCAATACCAAAATCTCGCATGCGCCCGTTATTTCATCCAAGAAATCTTGCCAGATTTACTGAGTGAAGACTTCGCAGATCGAGGGAAGCTAACCCAATTAGTGAGACAGACGCTAGCGGAATAG